gtgtgagaaaatcatcaactggagaaggtggaaggggtaccagaagacactcgggaagtgtcttcaggctcagagaatcatcaactggagaaggtggaaggggtgcggaaagacactcgggaggttccttgggtctcctaaaatcatcagctcaaggaaatgctacaggtcccaggcgacgacgcttgatgggaggtgcctgtggtgtgagaaaatcatcaactggaggtggaaggggtaccagaagacactcgggaggcgtcttcaggctcagagaatcatcaactggagaaggtggaaggcgtgcaaaaaaacagtcaggaggttccttgggtctcctaaaatcatcagctcgaggaaatgctacaggtcccaggcgacgacgcttgatgggaggtgcctgtggtgtgagaaaatcatcaactggaggtggaaggggtaccagaagacactcgggaggtgtcttcaggctcagagaatcatcaactggagaaggtggaaggcgtgcaaaaaaacagtcaggaggttccttgggtctcctaaaatcatcagctcgaggaaatgctacaggtcccaggcgacgacgcttgatgggaggtgcctgtggtgtgagaaaatcatcaactggaggtggaaggggtaccagaagacactcgggaggtgtcttgaggctcagagaatcatcaactggagaaggtggaagtggTACGAAAAAACAGTCgggaggttccttgggtctcctaagatcatcagctcgaggaaatgctacaggtcccaggcgacgacgcttgatgggaggtgcctgtggtgtgagaaaatcatcaactggaggtggaaggggtaccagaagacactcgggaggtgtcttcaggctcagagaatcatcaactggagaaggtggaaggcatgcaaaaaaacagtcaggaggttccttgggtctcctaaaatcatcagctcgaggaaatgctacaggtcccaggcgacgacgcttgatgggaggtgcctgtggtgtgagaaaatcatcaactggagaaggtgggaggggtaccagaagacattcgggaggtgtcttgaggctcagagaatcatcaactggagaaggtggaaggcgtgcaaaaaaacagtcaggaggttccttgggtctcctaaaatcatcagctcgaggaaatgctacaggtcccaggcgacgacgcttgatgggaggtgcctgtggtgtgagaaaatcatcaactggagaaggtggaaggggtaccagaagacactcgggaggtgtcttgaggctcagagaatcatcaactggagaaggggAAATTGGTATGAAAAGACCCTCGGGAGGTGTCTTGAGTCTCGGaaaatcatcagctcgaggaaGTGGATCAGGTCCCAGGGCACACTCGTCTTGAGGTGTCTCTCTTCTCAGAAAATCATCAGTTGTAGAATGTGGTTGAGGTCCTAGTGGACACTGTAGTCGAGAAAGAGTCAGCGGTCTCAGACATCCTTTAACTGATGGACGTGGTTGACCTCTTAGATCACACTGAATAGGAGGAGGTGGCTTGCGGCCTAtcctttttcttaaagtttcagCCGGGAGGTAGGGCCGGTAGCGCAATCCTGAGGAATGATGGTGCTCCACTGCCACCATCCTGACCTGTAGGGCCAAAGGAGGAAATATTCACACATATTCATTTGATGGACAAAATTACCACCACCAACACAGGCTGCATCTTCTGTTGCTGGTGATAGATTTTTGCACCTTTCCACCCTCCAGGTTTCAAAATAGCAGTATCAGTGTCATAATATCACCCTTCCACTGAGTACTGCCCACAGCTGGGGAGTAAAGAAAAGTCATTGGGACACACTGTTGTCTCCACATGCCACTGTGTCTGTTTGCAAATGTAGGCAGGCTGGGGTCCTGCCCCAGGGAAGACAGAGTCATGACAGATTCATAACAGATTAACAAAGAAGCATGTTTGAGACACAGGAGTGTCTATCTCTATCCTCATTCCTCCCTCACAGCCATCACCAGAGCATGTTTCTTGCACCAGGTCAACAGAGAGTAAGAGAGGCATGAAAAGCCCATTGTCCACACATGTTGCAGCTTCTTTTTGGAGAATGTTTTCCAGGCCTTTTATGTTCTGTCTCTGATTCTCAGAACTCTGCAAGGTCAGTGTGACCACCCTGCTCCAAATCTAAGAAAACAGaggtttccagaggaaggagaaattgtgcccagggtcacacagcttgcAAGAGGCACAGTGGAAGTAGATTCCAGCTCTGCCTGCGGGACCCTCTCATTTCCCCTCTGTTTCCCTTCTTGACAAAGGATCTTCTTCACTCTGGAGGTGCCACCCATGAGAACAAAGAGCTCTGGAGAGATGTGGATTCCTGAAGAGCTTCAGGGGAGCTGGGAGAGGGATTTCTGACAGAACAATCTTACCTCAAGAAGTCAGTTAGACATGGctgtaatatttcttttcactCCCAGGTAATACCAAATTGTAAGTGCTCTAGGACATAAAGAATACTTTTTTCCGTGGAAAAATGAGTGAGAATTCTAAACAAAGCAAGTTTGAAAACTGTGTTTCACTTCAAGTGTACAAGTCCCATCATGTGTAATCATAGGACTCGGCAGCTTTTCAAGGTACAGAGGCCACAGAAGAACCAGCTTAGCTGAGCATCATTTAAGGCCTTCATTTGGAATTGTCCCTGTAGGTAATAAGTTACATTCACTCTTCACTAATTTACAGTCAGGGCctatttgctattacaaatatggAACCTCTGACACTTAGAATATTAGATCAGGGGCCCCATTGGGTGGGTATGAAGGTGTTTTTGCACAACACGGTTACCAACAGGGATGGGACTGTGATGAACTATGGAATTGGCCTTGTCAAAGAGCATTCAAAATTGCACAAAGCACAAATTAATGTTAGATTAATGCGTTTTCACTATTTTCACTTCTGGGAATACAGCAGATATTTCAAACGTTAATCACCTACATTATAGCAGAATGCAAACAaaatcacagcaaaagaaaatcccACATATTTCAGAAATGAGACCCCACAACATCTTGGGTAAGGTGGATCAGTCAGAGTTCACCGCGCCATGAGACCTACAGTACTGGAGGTCAGTGGTGCCTCCTCGTGTTATTTCTGGAAACAGAACAGTAAAAGCCCTTCAGCCCTCAGTCCCTGAGCTTTTATGGATTCTGGAGGTGCCACCAACGATGATCAGCTGGGAATGGAGAAGCCTGAAAGCTCATGGAGAAGATTTTGCTTCTCAAGAAGTCGAGACAGAAAAGACACCACAGAACccatagagcagaggccaggccaggagaGGGCGTTGTTGGAAAAGACCAAAGTGTCCTGATATAAGAAGAGTGAAAACGTCCCCAGCATTTACCTTTGTCTTCTCTGTGTTTTCAGCTGGGACGCCGTTGCTGTTCCTCATGGGAACCGAATGAGGTCCTGAATCTGCTAAGGGCCAGAGAAGGGAATGGGGCTAAATCTGGCTTGCATGTTCTGTGCAGAATAAGAAACCCTCCACACCCTCCGCTGCCATCTCACTCTCTGCCACACAGGTCCCTTACCAGAGGCACAGGGTTTATTGACCACATGCCTCAGAGGACTCTGGAGCCCTCTGGAGCCTCATCCTTGAGGAAGATACCACAGAGCCCTGGTCCAGGGGTATTCTTAACTCTCAACAGGCTGTGAACAGGTCGGGCTCTAACCAGCTGGAAATGAGCTCTAAATCAGTACATATCAGAGGAAATCACTCATCATGTGAGCACAGactcaaaattaaaataggaaCAGCCATGGTTGGAAGAATATCAATAAACCCTGGACAGGAACAGCACTCCTCCTCTTCTTCAAGCCATAGGGACATTTAAAATTCTGTGGATTCATAGTTAATCTAACTTTCATACCTGGCCAGGTATTATCAATACTTATGAACAGAAATGGACATAAAGAGATGAACAGTCATGAGAAAAGGTAAGAGCTACAGAAATTAACTGGAAAGTTTTAGGGTTACACTTGAAATGTTAGAGGAGTAGGATTACATAGAAATTTAACTTACTAATGGAGTTATATAGTTGGCAATAAACAacttaaacaaaaagaatgaaggaagttcCAAAAAGTGTAAATAAATGCTTCTTTTCTTAAAGCAGATCTCAAGCTACAATATTGATCCGTGAAGACACGGCCAGAAAATCTCTGCTCTCATCAGCACATGTGGCTCCCATTCTAAAGTGCTATTGTTGTTTtctcaagtgaaagaaaaataaatccttcaCACTGAGTCAAGGTGGAAACGGGAGCTGGCCCATCTGCCTTCTAGGTTCATCTCCTCAGTTAAAAGTAACCAAGACATCAGGGTGGGGCAACGTCCACAGTCAGTGGAGCGGCCTGAGCTCCACCATTCACAGGGGACTAGCCAAGAGCCATTCAGCTTGGGCACCTGAGAAAAATAGGGTCCTGCCACCCAGCGAGACAACTGTTCTCTTTATAAGTGCTTGGAATTGTTTCCAGGAAACATAACAATCACTCCACCCGAGCCCTCATCCCCAAAAGGAGAAGCAAGGTGTGTGGATTGTGCAGCAGAAATTAAGCAGCTGCCTTCACAGCAAGCTCCTACCCATCGAGAAAGGGTTCTCTAGGCCCAGTCGTCCCTGGACTGGCTCCTGACTCATGTGTCTCTCTGGGACTCTCTTCTTTTGCCTCATTTGACAcctagaagacagagaaagaattgACTTGAAGAATTAAAACACCAAGTTCTTTACTAGATGCTCAAAGctttatctcaaaacaaaaacatcctTTAAAATGTCCATCACAATGACCTACCTGTGCTGCTTGTAGGCAgccttcctctctgccttccccctTTGCAAGGCTTGAGCACAGAGCTGTGGGGAGAAAAATACATCCATGTCCTGACCTGGCAGACTATGTCCAAaagcaaggaaaacaaacaaacttactGAGTTGGCAAGAGGCTTTCTTGCAGAAGGGGTGATCTGAAAAAGCCAACACatgagaaattgaatgttgaGAGAGTCTAAGGGCCATGGCATCATCTGCATCAGCACTGAACTATCGTGCAACTGCGGGGAGGAAGCTCCTTACTTTGCATCTGTAGTAGTCCTCTGCCCGCCACCGCAACTCTTGCATGCGTTGAAACAGTTTCCTATGGATTACAATCACTTTCATCAGATAAAGCACCACTTTCAGGATGATTTTAAATAATCTGCCATGTTTCTGTTATCCTCACAACTGTACCCTTACACAATCtatctatacctagaaaacgTATTTCAGATGGCTATAAGAGTACAGTCTGAGCCGgtcgcggtggctgacgcctgtaatcccagcactatgggaggccgaggccggtggatcacgaggtcaggagattgagaacatcgtggctaatacggtgaaaccccatctctactaaaaataaaaaaattagccgggcatggtggcaggcacctgtcatcccagctactcgggaggctgaggcaggggaatcacttgaacctgggaggcggaggttacagtgagccaagatcacatcattgcactccaggctgggtgacagagcgagactccacctcagaaaaaataacaaaaacaaaaacaaaaacagtacagTCTGATCCAAACTGTTGCTGTATTGATTCCTCCTCTTTTGCTTACTGCCTGCTGACTTCTGAGTTGACAATTTCCTTCCCCATTCTCAGTATATCCCTAATTCATCcttcattgagcatcttttatcATAAAGCTCTATTCTCTTTGTATTAATATCCTTGCCGTGTTTCACAGGGCAGAAACAGCTGGGCTTATAAACAGGCATAGTCCTTTTGAAGGATGTGGTTGATCCTACAACAACACACTTTCCTAAGGATGACAACAACTCACTCCACCCCTAGAATGGCTGGTAACCGAGTTTCCACACAGTCTAGCTGGCAATGGGGTCAGGAGACGTTTTGCTACTTCACATCTTTTGGTCACTGGTAAATCTTAAggtactttgttttctgttttgtcaactctctctctctctctctctggatatGTCTTCTGaccatttgtttctatttctgcatttaCTGGGTCTAAACATTCTACAAAGGTTAAAAACAACATTCCAATGGGGGTTTCCCAAGGGGGGGTTCCCAAGAGGGGGTGTTTCCCAAGAGGGTGGGGTTCAGTTTCTGAACTCAAGGTAGGTATGTATTTCTTTCATCTCCAATTTCCCATTCTCCTCTGCCTCTGATAGCTGCCTCTCATTTTCTGCTTGCTCACattctttcatgttttgtttCCTGAGATTAGAAGGGAGGGAAATGCACACACAAGATCCACCAGCCCATGTGGGATTCCCTCTGCCCTTCTGGCATCCGAAGGCTGTGATTCAAAGATCCCCCCTGCAACCTTCCCATAAATGAACCAACTGATTCTCACAACCAAAGGAAGAATTGACACCTCCCATTGAGGGACAAAGAAAAATCACACTCTGGCCTGCTGGCAAGTCACCTGTCATTTCCAGCTCATCTTCATAGTTCTATAGTTAGTCCTATTCTTTAGTAAATAAAGACTATTAAAAGCTTCTATGAGGTGCACTATGTGTGTCTCTGGGGTCAGTCTTGTTCTTGACACAGCGAAAGCTCATTTTAGTTCAGTGTGAAAAACCAGACCTCACCAACTCATCACAGCTAACTCCATCGGAAGCAGAGGATTGCTCCTCATCTGACTCCTCCTGTGGGAGGCCTGATTCTCAGTCAGAGGCTGATGCCGGAACTGAGACCATCAGCCATAGAGAGATCCTTCCAGAATATGGTGTCATTAACCCTGCAGTTCACTACTGCACTTTGCCATGATTCAGGACTGGAACTCTTGTCGTCGTCTTTAAAGATCCTGGTTGAGAGAAAAGGCAACCTGAATGCTGGGCACATCTATTGAATTAGAAATGATCGGAATGGCTCCTAAGTCAGGGTGTTATGTCCTGAAAATAGATGACAACTGCAAACCATCCACCCTGGTGTTGACTGACTGTAACAAGGTTCCGTTCACAGAGAGTGagggcagaaaaaggaaatgacctAAAAAGGCAAGCTTGCTGTGTTGCCCTCACACCACTTGATTCATGGTCCTGATCCTAAGGACCTCACCTGATACTTGGTTTTATAGGAAGGATGTGTAAAATTCCCAGAATGCTAGGAGACAGGGACAAAAACACTTCAAAGAGAAAGTTAATAAACTTGTTTCTGACCACAGGGCATCCTTCAGCACATGCTCTCTGGAGTGGCCTCAAACAAGGAGTGTGTGGTGAGGTGCTGAGAATGCAATGGGAGCAGGGTCCTGTCCCCACGCTAAATGAGCTCACAGATTAATGCAAATGAGAAGCCAGTGAGGACCTCACTACTCCTGCTGTGCACTTGGGAACTACAAACACAAAACCTGACTCTGGAGGGAAGCTAAGGAAGCATTCTAATCTTGAGTTGGCATAAGTGCATCTGAAGCTTCCGATCTCCAATGAGAACAATGGGGAACACCAAACAGAATATAAAACCCATGATTAAATACATGAAATTGCTAACATGGCAGTAAACAGACATGAGGTCAAGATGGAGAAGGAAACCCAGGACGAAAGACATCCTCACATTTGGAACCCATTTCCCTGAGTTTCATTGCTGAATTCCAGAAGGGACTACTGAGATGCAAAGAAGCAGAGCAGCTTTTGCACACATGCATGCGATTAGATGAAAACCAAGTGGATTGAGGGTCTGCCAATGAAAGCGACCCGTACTGAAGTCCACTGGCTCTGGTTGAGACCCAGAAGAGTCACACATCAGAACAGAGGTGGATAGGAAATACCTGGCCTTTGTAGGGACTGAGTCTGCACTGACGACCTCAATTGCAGCCTGTATGGAGGACCCCTGACCATCCCCCAGAAGTAGACTCCCATCTCTTCTGCAGCAAGATAACATGCTACTAGGCCTCAATtcattgctaaatattttttaacaagtatctcacatttaacaaaaaaaagatCAGTCATATGGCAGCAAAATACAATGTAATATGACCAAAACGTGAAAGACTGTGAAAATGAATCTGGAGGTGACCCAAGCATTGAATTCAAcaatccaggctgggtgcggtggctcacgctgggaggctgaggcaggcggatcacctgaggtaaggagttcaagactagcctggccaacatggtgaacccctgtctctacta
Above is a window of Pongo pygmaeus isolate AG05252 chromosome 14, NHGRI_mPonPyg2-v2.0_pri, whole genome shotgun sequence DNA encoding:
- the LOC129011396 gene encoding nuclear pore complex-interacting protein family member B4-like isoform X5, with product MPVWWLLFWLLLLGFISHHPTYVINSPPDHFHPGTDFCGIPWIVIIIVFLGISTLAIFLWKTSLCVSFLKTVLKSQNVHDGSTDVQRKAWRSNSHSQEGIKIGLEDLFTSQRHMEAKVRAEVHKVTRNVNSHYKINGHRKTAKKKKLFQRMQELRWRAEDYYRCKITPSARKPLANSLCAQALQRGKAERKAAYKQHRCQMRQKKRVPERHMSQEPVQGRLGLENPFSMDSGPHSVPMRNSNGVPAENTEKTKVRMVAVEHHHSSGLRYRPYLPAETLRKRIGRKPPPPIQCDLRGQPRPSVKGCLRPLTLSRLQCPLGPQPHSTTDDFLRRETPQDECALGPDPLPRADDFPRLKTPPEGLFIPISPSPVDDSLSLKTPPECLLVPLPPSPVDDFLTPQAPPIKRRRLGPVAFPRADDFRRPKEPPDCFFARLPPSPVDDSLSLKTPPECLLVPLPPSPVDDFLTPQAPPIKRRRLGPVAFPRADDFRRPKEPPDCFFACLPPSPVDDSLSLKTPPECLLVPLPPPVDDFLTPQAPPIKRRRLGPVAFPRADDLRRPKEPPDCFFVPLPPSPVDDSLSLKTPPECLLVPLPPPVDDFLTPQAPPIKRRRLGPVAFPRADDFRRPKEPPDCFFARLPPSPVDDSLSLKTPPECLLVPLPPPVDDFLTPQAPPIKRRRLGPVAFPRADDFRRPKEPPDCFFARLPPSPVDDSLSLKTPPECLLVPLPPPVDDFLTPQAPPIKRRRLGPVAFP
- the LOC129011396 gene encoding nuclear pore complex-interacting protein family member B4-like isoform X11, giving the protein MPVWWLLFWLLLLGFISHHPTYVSFLKTVLKSQNVHDGSTDVQRKAWRSNSHSQEGIKIGLEDLFTSQRHMEAKVRAEVHKVTRNVNSHYKINGHRKTAKKKKLFQRMQELRWRAEDYYRCKITPSARKPLANSLCAQALQRGKAERKAAYKQHRCQMRQKKRVPERHMSQEPVQGRLGLENPFSMDSGPHSVPMRNSNGVPAENTEKTKVRMVAVEHHHSSGLRYRPYLPAETLRKRIGRKPPPPIQCDLRGQPRPSVKGCLRPLTLSRLQCPLGPQPHSTTDDFLRRETPQDECALGPDPLPRADDFPRLKTPPEGLFIPISPSPVDDSLSLKTPPECLLVPLPPSPVDDFLTPQAPPIKRRRLGPVAFPRADDFRRPKEPPDCFFARLPPSPVDDSLSLKTPPECLLVPLPPSPVDDFLTPQAPPIKRRRLGPVAFPRADDFRRPKEPPDCFFACLPPSPVDDSLSLKTPPECLLVPLPPPVDDFLTPQAPPIKRRRLGPVAFPRADDLRRPKEPPDCFFVPLPPSPVDDSLSLKTPPECLLVPLPPPVDDFLTPQAPPIKRRRLGPVAFPRADDFRRPKEPPDCFFARLPPSPVDDSLSLKTPPECLLVPLPPPVDDFLTPQAPPIKRRRLGPVAFPRADDFRRPKEPPDCFFARLPPSPVDDSLSLKTPPECLLVPLPPPVDDFLTPQAPPIKRRRLGPVAFP
- the LOC129011396 gene encoding nuclear pore complex-interacting protein family member B3-like isoform X4, which produces MPVWWLLFWLLLLGFISHHPTYVINSPPDHFHPGTDFCGIPWIVIIIVFLGISTLAIFLWKTSLCVSFLKTVLKSQNVHDGSTDVQRKAWRSNSHSQEGIKIGLEDLFTSQRHMEAKVRAEVHKVTRNVNSHYKINGHRKTAKKKKLFQRMQELRWRAEDYYRCKITPSARKPLANSLCAQALQRGKAERKAAYKQHRCQMRQKKRVPERHMSQEPVQGRLGLENPFSMADSGPHSVPMRNSNGVPAENTEKTKVRMVAVEHHHSSGLRYRPYLPAETLRKRIGRKPPPPIQCDLRGQPRPSVKGCLRPLTLSRLQCPLGPQPHSTTDDFLRRETPQDECALGPDPLPRADDFPRLKTPPEGLFIPISPSPVDDSLSLKTPPECLLVPLPPSPVDDFLTPQAPPIKRRRLGPVAFPRADDFRRPKEPPDCFFARLPPSPVDDSLSLKTPPECLLVPLPPSPVDDFLTPQAPPIKRRRLGPVAFPRADDFRRPKEPPDCFFACLPPSPVDDSLSLKTPPECLLVPLPPPVDDFLTPQAPPIKRRRLGPVAFPRADDLRRPKEPPDCFFVPLPPSPVDDSLSLKTPPECLLVPLPPPVDDFLTPQAPPIKRRRLGPVAFPRADDFRRPKEPPDCFFARLPPSPVDDSLSLKTPPECLLVPLPPPVDDFLTPQAPPIKRRRLGPVAFPRADDFRRPKEPPDCFFARLPPSPVDDSLSLKTPPECLLVPLPPPVDDFLTPQAPPIKRRRLGPVAFP
- the LOC129011396 gene encoding nuclear pore complex-interacting protein family member B4-like isoform X1, giving the protein MPVWWLLFWLLLLGFISHHPTYVINSPPDHFHPGTDFCGIPWIVIIIVFLGISTLAIFLWKTSLCVSFLKTVLKSQNVHDGSTDVQRKAWRSNSHSQEGIKIGLEDLFTSQRHMEAKVRAEVHKVTRNVNSHYKINGHRKTAKKKKLFQRMQELRWRAEDYYRCKITPSARKPLANSVSLFVFLAFGHSLPGQDMDVFFSPQLCAQALQRGKAERKAAYKQHRCQMRQKKRVPERHMSQEPVQGRLGLENPFSMADSGPHSVPMRNSNGVPAENTEKTKVRMVAVEHHHSSGLRYRPYLPAETLRKRIGRKPPPPIQCDLRGQPRPSVKGCLRPLTLSRLQCPLGPQPHSTTDDFLRRETPQDECALGPDPLPRADDFPRLKTPPEGLFIPISPSPVDDSLSLKTPPECLLVPLPPSPVDDFLTPQAPPIKRRRLGPVAFPRADDFRRPKEPPDCFFARLPPSPVDDSLSLKTPPECLLVPLPPSPVDDFLTPQAPPIKRRRLGPVAFPRADDFRRPKEPPDCFFACLPPSPVDDSLSLKTPPECLLVPLPPPVDDFLTPQAPPIKRRRLGPVAFPRADDLRRPKEPPDCFFVPLPPSPVDDSLSLKTPPECLLVPLPPPVDDFLTPQAPPIKRRRLGPVAFPRADDFRRPKEPPDCFFARLPPSPVDDSLSLKTPPECLLVPLPPPVDDFLTPQAPPIKRRRLGPVAFPRADDFRRPKEPPDCFFARLPPSPVDDSLSLKTPPECLLVPLPPPVDDFLTPQAPPIKRRRLGPVAFP
- the LOC129011396 gene encoding nuclear pore complex-interacting protein family member B3-like isoform X9; protein product: MPVWWLLFWLLLLGFISHHPTYVSFLKTVLKSQNVHDGSTDVQRKAWRSNSHSQEGIKIGLEDLFTSQRHMEAKVRAEVHKVTRNVNSHYKINGHRKTAKKKKLFQRMQELRWRAEDYYRCKITPSARKPLANSLCAQALQRGKAERKAAYKQHRCQMRQKKRVPERHMSQEPVQGRLGLENPFSMADSGPHSVPMRNSNGVPAENTEKTKVRMVAVEHHHSSGLRYRPYLPAETLRKRIGRKPPPPIQCDLRGQPRPSVKGCLRPLTLSRLQCPLGPQPHSTTDDFLRRETPQDECALGPDPLPRADDFPRLKTPPEGLFIPISPSPVDDSLSLKTPPECLLVPLPPSPVDDFLTPQAPPIKRRRLGPVAFPRADDFRRPKEPPDCFFARLPPSPVDDSLSLKTPPECLLVPLPPSPVDDFLTPQAPPIKRRRLGPVAFPRADDFRRPKEPPDCFFACLPPSPVDDSLSLKTPPECLLVPLPPPVDDFLTPQAPPIKRRRLGPVAFPRADDLRRPKEPPDCFFVPLPPSPVDDSLSLKTPPECLLVPLPPPVDDFLTPQAPPIKRRRLGPVAFPRADDFRRPKEPPDCFFARLPPSPVDDSLSLKTPPECLLVPLPPPVDDFLTPQAPPIKRRRLGPVAFPRADDFRRPKEPPDCFFARLPPSPVDDSLSLKTPPECLLVPLPPPVDDFLTPQAPPIKRRRLGPVAFP
- the LOC129011396 gene encoding nuclear pore complex-interacting protein family member B13-like isoform X7 is translated as MPVWWLLFWLLLLGFISHHPTYVSFLKTVLKSQNVHDGSTDVQRKAWRSNSHSQEGIKIGLEDLFTSQRHMEAKVRAEVHKVTRNVNSHYKINGHRKTAKKKKLFQRMQELRWRAEDYYRCKITPSARKPLANSVSLFVFLAFGHSLPGQDMDVFFSPQLCAQALQRGKAERKAAYKQHRCQMRQKKRVPERHMSQEPVQGRLGLENPFSMDSGPHSVPMRNSNGVPAENTEKTKVRMVAVEHHHSSGLRYRPYLPAETLRKRIGRKPPPPIQCDLRGQPRPSVKGCLRPLTLSRLQCPLGPQPHSTTDDFLRRETPQDECALGPDPLPRADDFPRLKTPPEGLFIPISPSPVDDSLSLKTPPECLLVPLPPSPVDDFLTPQAPPIKRRRLGPVAFPRADDFRRPKEPPDCFFARLPPSPVDDSLSLKTPPECLLVPLPPSPVDDFLTPQAPPIKRRRLGPVAFPRADDFRRPKEPPDCFFACLPPSPVDDSLSLKTPPECLLVPLPPPVDDFLTPQAPPIKRRRLGPVAFPRADDLRRPKEPPDCFFVPLPPSPVDDSLSLKTPPECLLVPLPPPVDDFLTPQAPPIKRRRLGPVAFPRADDFRRPKEPPDCFFARLPPSPVDDSLSLKTPPECLLVPLPPPVDDFLTPQAPPIKRRRLGPVAFPRADDFRRPKEPPDCFFARLPPSPVDDSLSLKTPPECLLVPLPPPVDDFLTPQAPPIKRRRLGPVAFP
- the LOC129011396 gene encoding nuclear pore complex-interacting protein family member B4-like isoform X2, producing the protein MPVWWLLFWLLLLGFISHHPTYVINSPPDHFHPGTDFCGIPWIVIIIVFLGISTLAIFLWKTSLCVSFLKTVLKSQNVHDGSTDVQRKAWRSNSHSQEGIKIGLEDLFTSQRHMEAKVRAEVHKVTRNVNSHYKINGHRKTAKKKKLFQRMQELRWRAEDYYRCKITPSARKPLANSVSLFVFLAFGHSLPGQDMDVFFSPQLCAQALQRGKAERKAAYKQHRCQMRQKKRVPERHMSQEPVQGRLGLENPFSMDSGPHSVPMRNSNGVPAENTEKTKVRMVAVEHHHSSGLRYRPYLPAETLRKRIGRKPPPPIQCDLRGQPRPSVKGCLRPLTLSRLQCPLGPQPHSTTDDFLRRETPQDECALGPDPLPRADDFPRLKTPPEGLFIPISPSPVDDSLSLKTPPECLLVPLPPSPVDDFLTPQAPPIKRRRLGPVAFPRADDFRRPKEPPDCFFARLPPSPVDDSLSLKTPPECLLVPLPPSPVDDFLTPQAPPIKRRRLGPVAFPRADDFRRPKEPPDCFFACLPPSPVDDSLSLKTPPECLLVPLPPPVDDFLTPQAPPIKRRRLGPVAFPRADDLRRPKEPPDCFFVPLPPSPVDDSLSLKTPPECLLVPLPPPVDDFLTPQAPPIKRRRLGPVAFPRADDFRRPKEPPDCFFARLPPSPVDDSLSLKTPPECLLVPLPPPVDDFLTPQAPPIKRRRLGPVAFPRADDFRRPKEPPDCFFARLPPSPVDDSLSLKTPPECLLVPLPPPVDDFLTPQAPPIKRRRLGPVAFP